In Aquiflexum balticum DSM 16537, a single genomic region encodes these proteins:
- the mazG gene encoding nucleoside triphosphate pyrophosphohydrolase has product MSELSSRKSQLEAFDRLLTIMDELREQCPWDKKQTLESLRHLTIEETFELSDAIIENDLNEIKKELGDILLHIVFYARIGSEKNSFDIGTVIDSLCEKLIRRHPHIYGDTKAEDEETVKQNWEKIKLQEKGNTSVLGGVPKSLPALIKAMRIQEKARGVGFDWEEKYQVWEKVEEEMQEFKEAFNAADDAEMDKERASGEFGDLLFSLINYARFIEINPEEALERTNLKFIKRFQYLEKAAKESGKMIEEMTLAEMDVYWEEAKKI; this is encoded by the coding sequence ATGTCTGAATTATCCTCCAGAAAATCCCAACTTGAAGCGTTTGATAGACTTTTGACCATTATGGATGAGCTACGGGAGCAGTGTCCTTGGGACAAAAAACAAACTTTGGAAAGCTTGAGGCACCTGACTATTGAAGAAACCTTTGAATTGTCTGATGCCATCATTGAAAATGACCTCAATGAAATAAAAAAAGAATTGGGGGATATCCTGTTGCATATTGTTTTTTATGCCAGAATAGGCTCCGAAAAAAACTCCTTTGATATCGGGACAGTAATTGATAGCCTTTGCGAAAAACTGATCCGTAGACATCCCCATATTTATGGAGACACCAAAGCTGAGGATGAGGAAACAGTAAAACAGAATTGGGAGAAAATCAAACTTCAGGAAAAAGGGAATACTTCTGTACTTGGTGGGGTTCCAAAATCCCTGCCTGCCCTGATCAAAGCTATGCGGATACAGGAAAAAGCCCGTGGAGTTGGATTTGATTGGGAAGAAAAATATCAGGTATGGGAAAAAGTGGAAGAGGAAATGCAGGAATTCAAAGAAGCCTTCAATGCAGCAGACGATGCCGAAATGGACAAAGAAAGGGCTTCGGGTGAGTTTGGGGATTTGCTGTTTTCCTTGATCAATTATGCCAGGTTTATCGAGATCAATCCAGAAGAAGCTTTGGAACGCACCAACCTGAAATTTATCAAACGCTTCCAATACCTGGAAAAAGCAGCCAAAGAATCCGGGAAAATGATTGAAGAAATGACTTTGGCCGAGATGGATGTGTATTGGGAGGAGGCTAAAAAAATATAA
- a CDS encoding HI0074 family nucleotidyltransferase substrate-binding subunit, producing MAKDIRWVQRFQNYEIAFSRLKEAVEQKDLNELERNGLILRFEFTIDLSWKVMKDYLEEKGFVFKPSPKDTFRQAQQSGLIDYAQELIDGLNIRNELSHDYSGEKFEESEEKLMDDVFPALEKLLAFFKTEINY from the coding sequence ATGGCAAAAGACATCAGGTGGGTACAGCGGTTTCAGAATTACGAAATCGCTTTCTCCAGGCTCAAAGAAGCTGTTGAACAAAAGGATCTGAATGAATTGGAGCGTAATGGGCTTATTCTGCGTTTTGAATTCACAATAGATCTATCATGGAAAGTGATGAAGGACTATCTTGAAGAAAAAGGGTTTGTTTTCAAACCTTCACCAAAAGATACATTTAGACAGGCCCAACAATCAGGATTGATTGACTATGCCCAGGAATTGATTGATGGATTAAATATTAGAAATGAGCTTTCCCATGATTATAGCGGGGAAAAATTCGAAGAGTCTGAGGAAAAACTAATGGACGATGTTTTTCCGGCATTGGAAAAACTCTTGGCATTCTTTAAAACTGAAATCAATTATTGA
- a CDS encoding nucleotidyltransferase domain-containing protein, with translation MKIITDKFGLKDRDLNTIFEIFDRYSEIQLVYIFGSRAKGTQKPGSDIDLAIMNTGVSDTTIMKIKSELEDSSLPYFVDLVNFSKLKHPEFIDHIERVGKSFYEK, from the coding sequence ATGAAAATTATCACGGATAAATTCGGATTGAAAGACAGGGATTTAAATACAATTTTTGAAATCTTTGATAGATATTCCGAGATCCAACTTGTCTATATTTTTGGGAGTAGGGCAAAAGGCACCCAAAAACCCGGAAGTGATATAGATCTGGCAATCATGAACACCGGGGTTTCTGATACAACCATCATGAAAATCAAATCAGAATTGGAAGATAGTTCCCTACCTTATTTTGTTGATCTTGTAAATTTTTCTAAGCTAAAACATCCGGAATTTATAGATCACATCGAAAGAGTTGGGAAGTCCTTTTATGAAAAATAA
- a CDS encoding CHAD domain-containing protein codes for MKKKDQKKYVEERWKNMQQHFYLFCHEQDPTALHQMRVMIKKIHSLVKLYTFTFPEKNELKLIFKPVRKIFKNAGIIRESQLHLLNLEKTGIRNEQLEIRLNEIIRIETEKFLKRQKKYGKILDCQLAEFQKEISPITKKQFRLFVNANLKYAFTNLQRKKHIAQLHESRKSLKSILHLSELFIPETYGNKKLNIEYLTQFAEKIGNWHDLYKTNSWLEENMNGTIFKEPLLIAIKESMDLIDDAKSNFKEQVFKTSSSIEADQNNPPIPL; via the coding sequence TTGAAAAAGAAAGATCAAAAAAAATACGTTGAAGAAAGATGGAAAAATATGCAGCAGCATTTTTATCTTTTTTGCCATGAACAAGATCCAACTGCGCTGCATCAAATGCGGGTAATGATCAAAAAAATCCACTCATTGGTGAAGCTTTACACTTTTACTTTTCCTGAAAAAAATGAGTTGAAATTGATATTCAAACCTGTCCGAAAAATTTTCAAAAATGCGGGAATCATCAGGGAATCCCAATTACATCTGCTCAATCTGGAAAAAACAGGAATAAGGAATGAACAATTGGAAATCCGATTAAATGAGATCATCAGAATTGAAACTGAAAAATTTCTGAAGCGTCAAAAAAAATACGGCAAAATCCTTGACTGTCAACTTGCTGAATTTCAAAAAGAGATCTCACCGATAACAAAAAAACAATTCCGCTTATTTGTAAATGCTAACCTGAAGTATGCATTTACAAATCTTCAAAGAAAAAAACACATCGCGCAGCTCCATGAATCCAGAAAAAGTCTGAAATCAATACTGCATTTATCAGAACTTTTTATCCCTGAGACCTATGGGAATAAAAAATTGAACATAGAGTACTTAACCCAGTTTGCCGAAAAAATCGGTAACTGGCATGATTTATATAAGACCAATAGTTGGTTGGAAGAAAATATGAACGGCACCATATTCAAAGAGCCACTTCTAATTGCAATAAAAGAAAGTATGGATTTAATTGATGATGCAAAATCAAACTTTAAAGAGCAGGTGTTTAAAACGTCTTCCTCCATTGAAGCTGATCAAAATAATCCTCCCATTCCTTTATAA